Proteins from a genomic interval of Chanodichthys erythropterus isolate Z2021 chromosome 8, ASM2448905v1, whole genome shotgun sequence:
- the opn1sw1 gene encoding opsin-1, short-wave-sensitive 1: protein MDAWAFQFGNLSKISPFEGPQYHLAPKWAFYLQAAFMGFVFFVGTPLNAIVLFVTMKYKKLRQPLNYILVNVSLAGFIFDTFSVSQVFLSALRGYFFFGPTLCAMECAMGSIAGLVTGWSLAVLAFERYVVICKPFGSFKFGQSQALAAVAFTWVMGIGCATPPFWGWSRYIPEGLGTSCGPDWYTKSEEYNTESYTYFLMVTCFILPITIIVFSYSQLLGALRAVAAQQAESASTQKAEKEVSRMIIVMVGSFLVCYGPYAISAIYFGYADDANKDYRLVAIPALFSKSSCVYNPLIYAFMNKQFHACIMETVFGKKIDEASEVSSKTETSSVAA from the exons ATGGACGCGTGGGCCTTTCAGTTTGGAAACCTTTCCAAAATCAGCCCCTTCGAGGGCCCACAGTACCACCTGGCCCCCAAGTGGGCTTTCTACCTGCAGGCAGCTTTCATGGGCTTCGTATTTTTTGTGGGCACCCCTCTGAATGCCATTGTCCTCTTCGTTACAATGAAGTACAAGAAGCTCCGACAGCCTCTCAACTACATCCTAGTGAACGTCTCCCTAGCAGGCTTCATTTTCGACACATTCTCTGTAAGCCAAGTATTCCTCTCGGCTCTTAGAGGTTATTTTTTCTTCGGTCCTACGTTATGTGCGATGGAATGCGCAATGGGATCGATTGCTG GTCTTGTGACGGGATGGTCCCTTGCTGTTCTGGCTTTCGAGAGATATGTGGTCATCTGCAAACCCTTCGGAAGCTTCAAGTTTGGGCAAAGCCAGGCCCTCGCAGCTGTGGCGTTCACCTGGGTCATGGGTATCGGCTGTGCCACTCCTCCTTTCTGGGGATGGAGCAG ATACATTCCAGAGGGCCTCGGCACCTCCTGCGGACCTGACTGGTACACAAAAAGCGAGGAGTACAATACAGAGAGCTACACTTACTTCCTCATGGTCACCTGCTTCATCTTGCCAATTACCATCATCGTCTTCTCTTACTCACAGCTCCTGGGTGCCCTGCGTGCT GTTGCAGCCCAGCAGGCTGAGTCAGCCTCTACCCAGAAGGCCGAGAAGGAAGTGTCCAGGATGATTATTGTAATGGTTGGCTCTTTTTTGGTTTGCTATGGCCCTTATGCCATATCTGCCATATACTTTGGCTATGCTGACGATGCAAACAAGGATTACCGTCTGGTCGCCATCCCCGCTTTATTCTCAAAGAGCTCCTGTGTATACAATCCCCTAATCTACGCCTTCATGAACAAACAG TTCCATGCCTGCATCATGGAGACGGTATTTGGCAAGAAGATTGATGAGGCCTCAGAGGTTTCCAGCAAGACCGAAACCTCTTCCGTGGCCGCATAA